One genomic segment of Gimesia sp. includes these proteins:
- a CDS encoding sulfatase, with translation MVRLLQRVCCFSVVLLITLGSGATNLTAAERPWNVVFFLVDDLGWTDLACYGSDYYQTPNIDRLASEGMKFTQNYAACNACSPTRGALMTGMYPARTHLTDWIPGWAKQYRDFPLKPPEWQQHLAQKYTTLPEALRKAGYKTLHVGKWHLGGPGNLPEDHGFDVNISGTNRGLPRSYHFPYGGDALKWDSRLTEEQRAGRYLTDRLTDEAVTLIREQQDNPFFLYFAFYSVHAPIQGRPDLVQKFKQQPRGKYHHNPEYAAMVHSVDTAVGRVRAQLEQSGIADRTLIVFTSDNGGVCRKTSSNFPLRGEKGQHWEGGTRVPAIVLWPGVTRPGSVCQTPTITMDFYPTILEITGVQGNAAHNLNVDGISLVPVLKDPQAALNRDALYWHYPHYNVFIGVPYSAVRVGDHKLIHYYEGGRNELYNLADDLGETRDLSAEQPELTSRLYQRLQTHLKQVGAQMPLRNPTFKASKQ, from the coding sequence ATGGTCCGTCTGCTGCAACGTGTCTGCTGTTTCAGTGTCGTCCTGCTCATCACCCTTGGTAGTGGGGCTACAAACCTCACCGCAGCCGAGCGTCCGTGGAATGTGGTTTTCTTTCTCGTCGACGATCTCGGCTGGACCGATCTGGCCTGTTATGGCAGTGACTATTATCAGACGCCGAATATCGATCGTCTCGCTTCAGAAGGGATGAAGTTCACACAGAACTATGCGGCCTGCAATGCCTGCTCGCCGACCCGCGGTGCCCTGATGACCGGTATGTATCCCGCCCGCACTCACCTGACCGACTGGATTCCCGGCTGGGCGAAGCAGTACCGCGACTTTCCACTCAAACCACCCGAGTGGCAGCAGCACCTCGCACAGAAATACACAACGCTCCCTGAAGCGCTTCGCAAGGCAGGCTACAAAACTCTGCACGTCGGCAAATGGCATCTCGGCGGGCCAGGCAACCTGCCTGAAGATCACGGCTTTGATGTTAACATCAGCGGTACGAACCGGGGACTGCCCCGCAGTTATCACTTTCCCTATGGTGGTGATGCACTGAAGTGGGACAGTCGACTGACCGAAGAACAGCGCGCGGGACGCTACCTCACCGATCGGCTCACCGACGAGGCAGTGACACTCATCCGTGAGCAGCAGGACAATCCCTTCTTCCTCTACTTTGCCTTCTATTCGGTACATGCACCGATTCAGGGGCGACCTGACCTGGTGCAGAAATTCAAACAGCAGCCTCGTGGCAAGTATCATCATAACCCCGAGTATGCAGCCATGGTCCACTCCGTCGATACTGCCGTCGGTCGTGTCCGCGCTCAACTGGAACAGAGCGGCATCGCAGATCGCACGTTGATCGTCTTCACTTCTGACAATGGCGGCGTCTGTCGCAAGACCAGCAGCAACTTTCCCCTGCGAGGTGAAAAAGGCCAGCACTGGGAAGGGGGAACCCGTGTGCCTGCGATCGTCCTCTGGCCCGGTGTCACTCGTCCCGGGTCAGTCTGCCAGACTCCTACGATCACGATGGACTTCTATCCCACCATTCTTGAAATCACCGGCGTTCAGGGAAACGCCGCCCACAATCTAAACGTGGATGGCATCTCGCTGGTTCCCGTTCTCAAAGATCCGCAGGCTGCACTCAACCGCGATGCTCTCTACTGGCACTACCCGCATTACAACGTCTTTATCGGAGTCCCTTACAGTGCCGTCCGTGTTGGCGATCATAAGCTGATCCATTACTACGAAGGCGGCCGCAATGAACTCTACAACCTGGCTGATGATCTGGGCGAAACACGCGATCTGTCAGCCGAACAGCCTGAGTTGACCTCCCGACTCTACCAGCGGCTGCAGACTCACCTCAAACAGGTGGGAGCTCAGATGCCACTCCGGAATCCAACTTTCAAAGCGAGTAAACAGTAG
- a CDS encoding transcriptional repressor gives MIRRNRSYLEEFAIRIREHNLFKATRERLLIVRHIHEQYRQRESFTGVDVAESIKVATPRRVSLSTVYRTLRCLLEVELLDRLEQEPSSQSEPPLILYRLPVAWRD, from the coding sequence ATGATCCGCCGCAATCGAAGTTACCTCGAAGAATTCGCCATCCGGATTCGCGAACACAACCTGTTCAAGGCAACCAGGGAACGGCTGCTGATTGTCCGTCACATTCATGAGCAGTACCGCCAGCGGGAAAGCTTTACCGGCGTTGATGTCGCGGAATCGATCAAGGTAGCGACACCGCGGCGGGTTTCCCTGTCCACGGTCTACCGCACACTCAGATGCCTGCTTGAAGTAGAACTGCTGGACCGGCTGGAACAGGAACCGTCTTCCCAGTCGGAGCCCCCATTAATTCTGTATCGTTTGCCTGTTGCGTGGCGTGACTGA
- a CDS encoding sulfatase codes for MKRRSLLFLFVLCFAVPAFAADKPNVLFIAVDDLRPELACYGKQHIHSPNIDKLAESSTLFERTYCMVPTCGASRASLMTGIRPARKRFVNFLTWADRDAPGITTMNTQFKQNGYYTVSLGKIFHHPQDSAQGWSEPAWRPKGIAWYQRPENQKLHEERQKQGKRKAKGPAWESADVADNAYADGVLAEKAIEKLQQLKKQEQPFFLAVGFFKPHLPFIAPQKYWDLYDHDKIQLPENYKVPQDAPEESIHNSGELRAYAGIPRKGPVSEETARNLIHGYYACVSYTDAQIGKLLAELDRLQLSDNTIVVLWGDHGWNLGDHTLWCKHSCYESSLQIPLLVRAPGIQGGQRRSALIETIDVYPSLCTLAGIPLPEHLAGQSFVELMRNPDTKWKEAAVSRFRNGDTIRTDALRYTEYTNPKGKRTSRMLYDHSSDPLENQNVAEKRTDESQTLSKQLNQIKGRDGRLGRK; via the coding sequence ATGAAAAGACGCTCGCTGCTGTTCCTGTTTGTACTCTGTTTCGCTGTTCCTGCTTTCGCTGCAGACAAGCCGAATGTGCTGTTTATTGCCGTCGACGATTTGCGGCCTGAACTGGCCTGTTATGGGAAGCAGCACATTCACTCGCCGAACATCGACAAGCTGGCGGAAAGCAGTACGCTGTTCGAGCGAACCTACTGCATGGTCCCTACCTGCGGGGCTTCGCGGGCGAGTCTGATGACCGGAATTCGCCCGGCCCGTAAGCGGTTCGTCAACTTTCTGACCTGGGCCGACCGCGATGCACCGGGCATTACGACTATGAACACCCAGTTCAAACAGAACGGCTATTACACGGTTTCCCTGGGGAAAATCTTCCATCATCCCCAGGACAGTGCACAGGGTTGGTCAGAACCGGCGTGGCGTCCCAAAGGCATCGCCTGGTATCAGCGGCCCGAAAATCAGAAACTGCACGAAGAGCGACAGAAACAGGGCAAGCGAAAGGCCAAGGGGCCCGCGTGGGAGTCAGCCGACGTCGCTGACAATGCCTATGCAGATGGCGTGCTGGCTGAGAAAGCGATTGAGAAACTGCAACAGTTGAAAAAGCAGGAGCAACCGTTTTTCCTGGCCGTCGGTTTCTTCAAGCCACACCTCCCCTTTATCGCGCCCCAGAAATACTGGGACCTGTATGATCACGACAAGATCCAGCTGCCCGAGAATTATAAAGTTCCACAGGACGCACCGGAGGAATCGATTCATAATTCGGGCGAGCTGCGGGCTTACGCGGGCATTCCCCGCAAGGGCCCCGTGTCTGAAGAGACCGCCCGCAACCTGATTCACGGCTACTATGCCTGTGTGAGTTACACCGACGCCCAGATCGGCAAGCTGCTGGCGGAACTGGATCGCCTGCAACTGAGCGACAATACAATCGTCGTGCTCTGGGGCGACCATGGCTGGAACCTGGGCGACCATACGCTGTGGTGCAAACACAGCTGCTATGAAAGTTCGCTGCAGATTCCCCTGCTCGTCCGGGCGCCGGGCATCCAGGGAGGACAACGGCGGTCCGCGTTAATCGAAACGATTGACGTCTACCCTTCCCTCTGCACACTGGCTGGGATTCCACTACCCGAACACCTGGCGGGCCAGAGCTTTGTCGAACTGATGCGGAATCCGGATACGAAATGGAAAGAGGCTGCTGTGAGCCGTTTCCGTAACGGCGACACGATCCGCACCGACGCACTGCGTTACACGGAATACACCAATCCCAAAGGGAAACGGACATCACGCATGCTCTACGATCACAGTTCCGATCCGCTGGAAAACCAGAACGTGGCGGAGAAACGAACCGACGAGAGTCAAACGCTGTCGAAACAGTTGAACCAGATCAAAGGCCGCGACGGGAGACTGGGGCGGAAGTAA
- a CDS encoding YihY/virulence factor BrkB family protein: MDYQKLRNVLKRAGSDFLDDECMSSGAAIAYYTIFSLPPLLAIVFALTTQFWSAEQVSSVINSQLGLPVEQTVEAEDDVDTSAGFDLTSVAERVQSGQTPERPLWSQLLGAAVLIFSASGVLAQLQSALNKAWNVEPDPEQGGIMAFIKKRLISLAFLIVVGLLLLISLVLTTFVDEFTRWLDYGYLDVGILSAVMIVNTLLTLGLATLLFAATFKVLPDANIKWRDVFVGAGVTAFLFVIGKSGIAWYLQFSEAGSSWGSAATSMIGILIWVYYSSLIILLGAEFTQSWSIEFGDGLMPAPGAVLVTAEKIYHRNEPENLSCKS, translated from the coding sequence ATGGATTATCAAAAATTACGTAATGTTCTGAAACGAGCCGGTTCTGATTTCCTCGATGACGAATGCATGTCCAGTGGCGCTGCGATTGCGTATTACACCATTTTTTCGCTGCCGCCTCTGCTGGCGATCGTCTTCGCATTGACCACACAATTCTGGTCAGCGGAACAGGTCTCTTCAGTGATCAATTCCCAATTAGGACTCCCAGTCGAACAGACTGTCGAAGCGGAGGATGACGTAGATACGTCTGCAGGGTTCGACCTGACCAGTGTCGCGGAACGTGTGCAGTCAGGCCAGACACCGGAGCGCCCCCTCTGGTCCCAACTTCTGGGAGCGGCCGTACTGATTTTTTCAGCCAGCGGTGTGCTGGCCCAGTTGCAGTCCGCGTTGAATAAAGCCTGGAATGTCGAACCGGACCCGGAACAGGGTGGCATCATGGCTTTTATCAAAAAACGATTGATCTCACTGGCGTTTCTGATCGTTGTCGGTCTGCTGTTGTTAATCTCACTGGTGCTGACCACGTTTGTCGATGAATTTACGCGCTGGCTGGACTATGGATATCTGGACGTCGGCATCCTGTCTGCAGTCATGATTGTGAATACTCTGCTGACGCTGGGCCTGGCGACCCTGCTGTTTGCTGCGACCTTCAAAGTTCTGCCTGACGCAAATATTAAATGGCGGGATGTGTTCGTGGGAGCGGGAGTCACGGCGTTCCTGTTCGTGATTGGTAAAAGCGGTATTGCCTGGTATCTGCAATTCTCTGAGGCAGGGTCCAGTTGGGGGAGTGCAGCGACATCCATGATCGGGATTCTGATCTGGGTCTATTACTCGTCCCTGATCATTTTACTGGGAGCTGAATTCACACAAAGCTGGTCGATTGAATTTGGTGACGGCCTGATGCCGGCCCCCGGAGCCGTACTGGTGACTGCTGAGAAAATCTATCACCGAAATGAACCAGAGAATCTGTCCTGTAAAAGTTAA
- a CDS encoding NAD(P)-binding oxidoreductase → MTTLVVGATGATGRLLVEQLLKRNEPVKALVRRTGTFNKFITTHPDFTEIQASVLDLSPDELARHVAGCTALTSCLGHNLTFKGIFGKPRLLVTDTIRRLCAAVPDSGTAQPVRVVLMNTAGNRNRDLVEPVSFAQRCVVGLIRTLVPPHRDNEQAADYLRTHIGQNHDRLQWAAVRPDSLINLDEVSAYDVSPSPTRSAIFNPGKTSRINVAHFMAELVTQDEIWQQWQGQMPVIYNR, encoded by the coding sequence ATGACCACCCTCGTTGTCGGCGCTACCGGTGCCACCGGACGGCTGCTCGTGGAACAGTTACTCAAACGGAACGAACCCGTGAAAGCCCTCGTGCGCCGGACCGGTACGTTCAATAAGTTCATCACCACACATCCCGACTTCACCGAAATCCAGGCCAGCGTGCTTGACTTGAGTCCTGATGAACTCGCGCGTCATGTCGCAGGCTGTACCGCGCTCACTTCCTGCCTGGGGCACAACTTGACCTTCAAGGGGATCTTCGGCAAACCGAGGCTACTCGTCACCGATACGATCCGCAGGCTGTGTGCAGCAGTTCCTGACTCAGGCACCGCGCAGCCTGTCCGCGTGGTGCTCATGAATACCGCGGGCAACCGTAACCGCGATCTCGTGGAGCCGGTGTCATTCGCCCAGCGCTGCGTGGTGGGGCTTATACGCACTCTGGTCCCTCCACACCGGGATAACGAACAGGCCGCTGACTATTTGCGAACGCACATCGGTCAGAACCATGACCGTCTTCAGTGGGCCGCCGTCCGCCCCGATTCCCTGATCAATCTGGATGAAGTCTCTGCGTATGACGTTTCCCCTTCACCCACGCGCAGTGCAATCTTCAACCCCGGCAAGACCAGCCGCATCAACGTAGCCCATTTCATGGCGGAACTGGTGACCCAGGACGAAATCTGGCAACAGTGGCAGGGGCAGATGCCTGTGATCTATAACCGGTGA
- a CDS encoding chromosome partitioning protein ParB: MTRRIDRTTQKVGDKYHVWYTERLWKLAAQLPVITIEIESLKHLDGVCWFDDNFPPTLRNVVEHFVRMEQVDSDYPIILDPEGQLFDGAHRVAKALSQGDTTIQAVKLLELPPPDEIVDSIY; the protein is encoded by the coding sequence GTGACACGACGCATTGATCGCACGACTCAGAAGGTGGGTGACAAATACCACGTCTGGTATACGGAGCGACTCTGGAAACTGGCGGCACAGTTGCCGGTGATTACGATCGAGATCGAATCGCTCAAACACCTCGACGGTGTCTGCTGGTTCGACGACAATTTCCCGCCCACTCTCCGTAACGTGGTTGAACATTTCGTAAGAATGGAACAGGTCGATTCTGACTATCCGATCATTCTGGATCCAGAAGGCCAGCTCTTCGACGGGGCACATCGCGTGGCGAAAGCGCTCAGCCAGGGAGATACTACAATCCAGGCAGTGAAACTTCTGGAACTGCCACCCCCCGATGAAATCGTGGACTCGATCTATTAA
- a CDS encoding GNAT family N-acetyltransferase has protein sequence MDAQIREAHTESIEAEVSRILSANAETTGFPYAPEPLKIKIELDGKLVAGLVGFTLWEWLYIQTLAVEADLRGQGLGRQLVLEAERIARDRKCHAAWVDTFSFQAPAFYTQLGYAPFGTLADFPTGQERIFLYKNLTTEPSQSDD, from the coding sequence GTGGATGCTCAAATCAGAGAAGCCCATACCGAGTCGATTGAAGCCGAGGTCAGCCGGATCCTGTCCGCGAATGCTGAGACGACGGGATTTCCCTACGCGCCGGAACCGCTGAAAATCAAAATTGAGCTGGACGGAAAGCTGGTCGCGGGGCTGGTTGGGTTCACGCTGTGGGAATGGCTGTATATTCAGACGCTGGCAGTCGAAGCGGATTTGCGGGGACAGGGGCTGGGACGCCAGCTGGTGCTTGAAGCGGAACGGATCGCCCGCGACAGAAAGTGCCACGCTGCCTGGGTCGATACCTTCAGCTTTCAGGCCCCGGCCTTCTACACGCAACTGGGTTATGCTCCGTTCGGGACGCTGGCAGACTTCCCCACCGGACAGGAACGGATCTTTCTCTATAAGAATCTGACAACAGAGCCGTCTCAGTCTGACGACTGA
- a CDS encoding M56 family metallopeptidase — translation MQTILQSIPFIGQPDFLLDLIIKSTVILLVALVATRLLPQASAAVRHTVWSGALLAVLALFFVNGSMPKLTRPALATQETASSFSTPVTSSTQQTLPGSLPEVSAQPAAHMKLPAACNTQLQNAQDSAASLPRIGIHWNAIWLTGVLVMLFRLALLQFRLHAFSRQCNIITEGPLFDLLQQCRVELNCSQSVSLLTTDQRSLPMTWGVRCPSILLPREAQNWREQEVRCALLHELAHVARRDCLWQLLVQLTHACYWFHPLVWFASRKLYLEREHACDDIVLQHGTRASDYADQLLQVVSAFRSSRSLKLTAVSLAAESGFSRRLKSILQETRDRRPASLRTRLALTFTFVALTSLLAILPVAFAIDASADLPQIQEVVRLDRPLQTHAKITAHAKSEPSGGPDVLLKAVAQSQQLPAQTSVQEPLPQPPGKVMLRNGKQQPRVFEENRPAVRSLNIVFAHDPGIGNYDGVVGRPQDIWNMVDLGTTAVDYTRYSDAMPSTVRLRVTRHDGEWGIQGQSGIFQGYIYHNCRCVDLQTRVLDLPAGKYKIYVFAHGDAPNQNAKIELKVGKRIIGQKATASDGTWNYRNQPYREGVQYVSFDFDIKTGQELTLTSFRADSDYSMFNAIQIVPQTNLPPAPQAR, via the coding sequence ATGCAAACGATTCTGCAATCCATTCCGTTCATCGGGCAGCCTGATTTCCTGCTGGACCTGATTATCAAGTCGACTGTGATCTTGCTCGTCGCACTGGTCGCCACGCGACTGCTGCCACAGGCCAGTGCAGCCGTTCGTCACACGGTCTGGAGCGGCGCCCTGCTGGCGGTGCTCGCCTTATTCTTCGTCAACGGGAGTATGCCCAAGCTGACGCGACCAGCGCTCGCGACTCAGGAAACAGCATCGTCCTTCTCCACACCCGTGACCAGCAGCACGCAACAGACGCTCCCAGGATCTTTACCTGAAGTCTCAGCACAGCCTGCGGCCCATATGAAGCTTCCAGCGGCCTGTAATACACAACTTCAGAACGCACAAGACAGCGCTGCATCCCTCCCGCGTATCGGCATTCACTGGAATGCTATCTGGCTGACGGGAGTTCTGGTGATGCTGTTTCGGCTGGCGCTGCTGCAGTTTCGCCTCCACGCTTTCAGCAGACAATGTAACATCATCACAGAGGGGCCGCTCTTCGATCTGCTGCAACAATGTCGCGTTGAACTGAACTGTTCTCAATCCGTCTCCCTGTTAACGACCGATCAACGTTCGCTCCCCATGACGTGGGGTGTAAGGTGTCCTTCGATTCTGTTGCCCCGCGAAGCACAGAACTGGAGGGAACAGGAAGTCCGCTGTGCCCTGCTGCACGAACTGGCGCATGTGGCCCGACGCGACTGTCTCTGGCAACTGCTCGTACAACTGACACACGCCTGCTACTGGTTTCATCCCCTGGTCTGGTTCGCCTCACGGAAACTCTATCTCGAACGCGAACATGCCTGCGATGACATCGTTTTGCAGCACGGCACCCGGGCGTCTGACTATGCAGATCAACTCCTGCAGGTAGTCTCCGCGTTTCGATCCAGCCGCAGCTTGAAACTGACAGCCGTCTCGCTGGCTGCAGAGAGTGGGTTTTCCCGCCGCCTGAAGTCCATCCTACAGGAGACCCGCGACCGACGTCCGGCCAGCCTCCGCACGCGACTGGCACTCACCTTCACCTTTGTCGCGCTGACTAGTCTACTGGCAATCCTCCCGGTCGCCTTCGCGATAGACGCATCTGCTGATCTACCCCAGATACAGGAGGTAGTGAGACTCGATCGGCCGCTGCAGACACATGCAAAAATCACAGCCCACGCGAAGTCCGAACCCAGCGGAGGACCGGATGTCCTGTTGAAAGCCGTGGCACAATCACAACAGCTCCCAGCACAGACCAGCGTTCAGGAGCCGCTTCCTCAGCCTCCGGGAAAGGTCATGCTCAGAAATGGTAAACAGCAACCTCGGGTATTCGAAGAGAACCGTCCCGCGGTCCGTTCACTGAATATCGTCTTTGCCCACGATCCGGGAATTGGAAATTACGATGGCGTCGTGGGGCGTCCGCAGGATATCTGGAACATGGTTGACCTCGGCACGACCGCGGTTGACTACACACGGTATAGCGATGCCATGCCCAGCACCGTTCGCCTGCGTGTCACCCGGCACGATGGTGAGTGGGGCATTCAGGGCCAGTCCGGCATCTTTCAGGGGTACATCTATCACAACTGCCGCTGTGTCGATCTGCAGACCAGGGTCCTCGATCTGCCGGCCGGGAAATACAAAATCTATGTCTTCGCGCACGGTGATGCACCGAATCAGAACGCGAAAATTGAACTCAAAGTCGGTAAGCGCATCATCGGTCAGAAAGCGACCGCCAGTGACGGCACCTGGAACTATCGCAATCAGCCCTACCGCGAAGGCGTGCAGTACGTCAGCTTCGATTTTGACATCAAGACGGGCCAGGAACTGACCCTGACCAGCTTTCGTGCGGACAGCGATTATTCCATGTTCAATGCGATTCAGATTGTACCGCAGACCAATTTACCGCCCGCTCCTCAGGCCCGGTAA
- a CDS encoding DUF4112 domain-containing protein has protein sequence MIQKIKQNRSLAEYLFPPSADQGAYRAERVDRFARFEKLTSLLDDSFTIPGTSIRVGWDSIIGIVPGLGDMISTVLSGYLIYQAKQLGASNWVLARMVGNTGLDFLLGSIPVAGDIFDVFFKSNRRNSRLLKKHLDRRNAS, from the coding sequence ATGATTCAGAAAATAAAACAGAACCGTTCCCTGGCCGAATATCTTTTCCCTCCGTCCGCTGATCAGGGTGCGTATCGCGCGGAACGCGTCGATCGTTTTGCCCGGTTTGAAAAGCTGACCAGCCTGCTCGACGATTCGTTTACCATCCCGGGAACCAGTATCCGGGTCGGCTGGGACTCGATCATCGGGATTGTGCCTGGGCTGGGGGACATGATCTCCACGGTTTTATCGGGTTACCTGATCTACCAGGCAAAGCAACTCGGCGCTTCTAACTGGGTGCTGGCCCGGATGGTCGGTAACACGGGTCTGGACTTTCTGCTGGGTTCGATTCCCGTCGCCGGAGATATTTTTGATGTGTTCTTTAAATCGAACCGCCGTAATTCCCGGTTGCTGAAAAAACATCTCGACCGCCGGAACGCGAGTTGA
- a CDS encoding BlaI/MecI/CopY family transcriptional regulator produces MSQQAQLSRRERQIMDSLYSRGEATVLEIQSDLPSPPTPTAIRTMLRILMDKSLIQRHKQGREFVYAPTSPRRPEGTKALKHVVQTFFDGSFKQALAAQLASDDEALSDDELREMVKLIKAAREKGN; encoded by the coding sequence ATGTCACAACAGGCCCAACTCAGTCGGCGGGAACGCCAGATCATGGATTCGCTTTATTCGCGCGGGGAAGCGACCGTGCTGGAGATCCAGAGCGATCTGCCCAGTCCGCCCACCCCCACTGCAATTCGCACCATGCTCCGCATCCTGATGGACAAGTCGCTGATCCAGAGGCACAAGCAGGGGCGTGAATTTGTTTACGCACCCACGTCTCCCCGACGCCCGGAAGGCACCAAAGCCCTCAAACATGTCGTTCAGACTTTCTTTGATGGTTCCTTCAAGCAGGCACTGGCAGCACAGCTCGCCAGTGATGACGAAGCCCTCTCGGACGACGAATTACGCGAAATGGTCAAACTGATTAAAGCAGCTCGAGAAAAAGGAAACTAA
- a CDS encoding PQQ-dependent sugar dehydrogenase — protein MLNLKTKLTLILSACLSLSTVSAAENSDDANKLSTAEKKSGWKLLFDGKTTDGWRNYQKDSVSDGWKVKDGVLTRAEKGAGDIITDDEFKYFELSLDYKISPEGNSGLMFHVTEEEKTPWRTGPEVQIQDNVDGHDPQKAGWLYQLYKPAPPRAGSDEEKSKPADATRPAGEWNNLFLRIGPDRSEVVMNGIRYFRFNKGSADWDKRVAASKFSKFPKFGKAEKGHICLQDHNDLVSFRNIKIRKLADDGSAPDPSDGALAIKGVPAFPGLKWEGWEAVNEETGKIVPLRPMVVKSADDSGRLFVATQRGMIHTIDTKSPKQAKLFLDIREAVAPWKKNNEEGLLGLAFHPDFARNGQFFVYYTAEGMPRKSKISRFQVSDSDPNKADPKSETVIMEIDQPFGNHNGGSIEFGPDGYLYIGLGDGGSGNDPLGNGQNLETLLGSILRIDVDHQANGKNYAIPADNPFVDRAKARPEIYAYGLRNVWRLNFDPKTGTLYAGEVGQELWEEIDIIKKGGNYGWSVREGTHNFGNRPETAQEKPIAPIWEYDHGIGRSVTGGTVYRGKKLPELDGMYVYADFVSGKIWALKYDEKAGEVTKNLRLSTSTVPVMAFGTDADGNLYYCVETVKGGEGIFRLEKE, from the coding sequence ATGCTAAACTTAAAGACCAAGCTGACGCTCATATTGTCTGCCTGTCTGTCACTGTCGACAGTCTCGGCGGCGGAAAACTCTGACGACGCAAATAAACTTTCCACCGCGGAAAAGAAAAGTGGCTGGAAGCTGCTGTTCGACGGCAAGACCACCGACGGCTGGAGAAACTATCAGAAAGACAGCGTCAGTGATGGCTGGAAGGTTAAGGACGGCGTACTGACCCGCGCTGAAAAAGGGGCCGGCGATATCATCACCGATGATGAGTTCAAGTACTTCGAACTCTCACTGGATTACAAGATCTCCCCAGAGGGGAACAGCGGACTGATGTTCCACGTCACCGAAGAAGAAAAAACTCCCTGGCGGACCGGTCCCGAAGTGCAGATCCAGGATAACGTTGACGGCCACGATCCCCAGAAAGCGGGGTGGCTCTATCAGTTGTACAAACCGGCTCCTCCCCGGGCAGGCTCTGATGAAGAAAAGAGCAAACCTGCCGATGCCACACGTCCGGCCGGCGAGTGGAACAACCTGTTCCTGCGAATCGGCCCCGATCGTTCCGAAGTCGTGATGAATGGCATTCGCTACTTTCGCTTTAACAAAGGGAGTGCCGACTGGGACAAACGGGTGGCTGCCAGCAAGTTTTCCAAGTTCCCGAAGTTCGGCAAAGCAGAGAAAGGACACATCTGCCTGCAGGACCATAACGACCTCGTCTCCTTCCGCAACATTAAAATCCGGAAGCTGGCCGACGATGGTTCTGCACCCGACCCAAGTGATGGCGCACTGGCAATCAAAGGGGTTCCTGCATTTCCCGGTCTGAAATGGGAAGGCTGGGAAGCCGTCAATGAAGAGACTGGTAAAATTGTGCCACTGCGTCCTATGGTTGTGAAGAGTGCTGATGACAGTGGACGCCTCTTTGTCGCGACTCAGCGGGGCATGATTCACACAATCGACACCAAGTCCCCCAAACAGGCGAAGCTGTTCCTCGACATCCGCGAGGCAGTCGCTCCCTGGAAGAAGAACAACGAAGAAGGTCTGCTCGGTCTGGCGTTCCATCCCGACTTTGCCAGGAACGGACAGTTCTTCGTCTACTACACGGCTGAAGGAATGCCGCGGAAATCAAAGATCTCCCGCTTCCAGGTTTCTGACAGCGATCCCAACAAGGCGGATCCAAAGAGCGAAACCGTGATCATGGAGATCGATCAACCGTTCGGAAACCATAACGGCGGTTCAATTGAATTCGGCCCCGATGGATATCTCTACATCGGTCTGGGTGACGGCGGTTCGGGGAACGATCCGCTGGGCAACGGCCAGAACCTGGAAACCCTGCTTGGTTCGATTCTGCGAATCGACGTCGATCATCAGGCAAACGGCAAGAACTATGCGATCCCCGCGGACAACCCGTTCGTCGATCGTGCCAAGGCCCGCCCGGAAATTTACGCTTACGGACTGCGGAATGTGTGGCGTTTGAATTTCGATCCCAAGACCGGTACGCTTTACGCCGGTGAAGTCGGCCAGGAACTGTGGGAAGAGATCGACATTATCAAAAAAGGTGGCAACTATGGTTGGAGTGTGCGTGAAGGCACACACAACTTTGGTAATCGCCCCGAGACCGCGCAGGAGAAGCCGATCGCCCCGATCTGGGAATACGATCATGGTATCGGTCGCTCTGTCACAGGCGGTACCGTGTACCGCGGCAAGAAGCTGCCCGAACTGGACGGCATGTACGTTTACGCCGACTTCGTCTCGGGCAAAATCTGGGCACTAAAATATGATGAGAAAGCAGGAGAAGTCACCAAGAACCTGCGTCTCTCCACGAGCACGGTTCCCGTGATGGCCTTCGGAACCGACGCAGACGGCAATCTGTATTACTGCGTCGAAACCGTCAAAGGGGGCGAAGGGATCTTCCGGCTCGAAAAAGAGTAG